A window from Chelmon rostratus isolate fCheRos1 chromosome 13, fCheRos1.pri, whole genome shotgun sequence encodes these proteins:
- the serpine3 gene encoding probable serpin E3 — protein sequence MCRLSVASLFICLWLVERSHCNGSLQDSMGELHARFTVSLYQTLTETQNNSNLIVSPGSVSLSLGLLQLGARGNTLAQLEGTLGYNINDAQVQDFLLHSQSDMSNTSQGMWLQQTCTLFIQSGVQLLTEFTQHAAVWANTSLVRANFSQLNHTRSQLERAGSNHDETWHLQAGSSSGDLSGSGEVQAEALWWGHRLQMALVNTVTFRGVWQKQFLFTNTQNLPFILSDGSAIKVPMMYQATEVSFGQFRTASDQRYTVLELPYLGRSLSLQVVLPSERKTPLSSLESQLTARQLASWDTGLRRTKMDIFLPRFRMQNKFNLRSVLPAMGISDAFNPTAADFSGISAEESLYVSDAFHEVRIEVTEDGTKAAAATAMVLLKRSRAPVFKADRPFLFLLRQVNTGSILFMGRVMNPADQAP from the exons ATGTGTCGCCTGTCCGTGGCTTCACTCTTCATTTGCTTGTGGTTGGTGGAGAGAAGCCACTGTAACGGCAGCCTTCAGGACAGCATGGGAGAGCTGCATGCCAGGTTCACTGTCAGCCTCTACCAGACGCTCACCGAGACACAGAACAACTCCAACCTGATCGTGTCACCAGGGAGTGTCTCCCTGTCCCTGGGGCTGCTGCAGCTAGGCGCCAGGGGCAACACGCTGGCTCAGCTGGAGGGAACGCTCGGCTACAACATCAACG ATGCCCAGGTACAAGACTTCCTGTTGCATTCACAGAGTGACATGAGCAACACCAGCCAGGGGATGTGGCTGCAGCAGACCTGCACGTTATTCATACAGAGCGGCGTCCAGCTCCTGACTGAGTTCACGCAACACGCAGCAGTCTGGGCCAACACCAGCCTGGTCCGAGCCAACTTCAGCCAACTCAACCACACTCGCAGCCAGCTGGAGCGAGCAGGAAGCAACCACG ATGAGACGTGGCACCTCcaggcaggaagcagcagtGGGGACCTGTCGGGCTCAGGCGAGGTCCAGGCAGAGGCCCTGTGGTGGGGCCACCGGCTGCAGATGGCCCTGGTAAACACGGTGACCTTCAGGGGTGTCTGGCAGAAACAGTTCCTGTTCACCAACACTCAAAACCTGCCCTTCATCCTCTCTGATGGGAGTGCCATCAAGGTGCCCATGATGTACCAGGCAACAGAGGTCAGCTTTG GTCAGTTCAGGACAGCGTCGGATCAGCGTTACACTGTGTTGGAGCTGCCTTACCTGGGCCGCTCCCTGAGCCTGCAGGTGGTCCTGCCCAGCGAGAGGAAGACGCCGCTGTCCTCCCTCGAGTCACAGCTCACCGCTCGTCAGCTGGCCTCCTGGGACACCGGCCTGCGGCGAACCAAGATGGACATTTTCCTACCAAG GTTCAGAATGCAGAACAAATTCAATCTGAGGTCAGTGCTTCCCGCCATGGGCATCAGTGACGCCTTTAATccgacagcagctgatttcagtggAATATCAG CGGAGGAGAGTCTTTATGTGTCTGATGCCTTCCATGAAGTGAGAATAGAAGTCACAGAAGATGGGACGAAggcagctgctgctacag CTATGGTGCTACTCAAACGATCCCGTGCTCCTGTTTTCAAGGCGGACCGGCCGTTCTTATTTCTGCTTCGTCAGGTTAACACAG GATCCATCTTGTTCATGGGCCGAGTGATGAACCCAGCAGACCAAGCACCCTAA